A window of the Roseovarius sp. S88 genome harbors these coding sequences:
- a CDS encoding MarR family winged helix-turn-helix transcriptional regulator, translating to MNENPAQSLAVTFFSEILTAEQLIRSRLSRVLPKGMEISHFSVLNHLARSGEERTPAQLAKSFHVTRGAMTNTLNKLEWAGYIHVRPDWDDARRKQVAISPAGQRACEAALSAIMPIITQVLEDLGEDKFKATLPVLRDLRIKLEGET from the coding sequence ATGAACGAAAATCCAGCGCAGTCTTTGGCTGTAACTTTCTTCAGCGAGATCCTGACGGCTGAACAGTTGATTCGAAGCCGTCTCAGCCGTGTTTTGCCCAAAGGTATGGAAATCTCGCATTTCTCGGTTCTGAACCATTTGGCCAGATCCGGAGAAGAACGCACACCGGCACAGTTGGCCAAGAGTTTTCATGTTACCCGCGGAGCTATGACCAACACGCTTAATAAACTTGAATGGGCTGGGTACATTCACGTGCGTCCTGATTGGGATGACGCGCGGCGCAAACAGGTTGCGATCAGCCCTGCAGGACAACGCGCCTGTGAAGCGGCACTCTCGGCAATCATGCCAATCATCACGCAGGTGCTTGAAGACCTCGGGGAAGATAAGTTCAAGGCGACATTGCCTGTGCTCAGAGATCTGCGCATCAAACTTGAGGGCGAAACGTGA
- a CDS encoding class I SAM-dependent RNA methyltransferase: MKTHEIIRLGLHCDGIAEGPLYALRSLPGEIVEGVLEGNKLTNVKIVRPSSDRVAPLCPHYTACGGCQIQHASDAFVAQWKSDLIKTALSAQGIETDIRPIATSPGASRRRATFSARRTKKGAMAGFHRQASDVIVEIPKCQLLMPELMSALASAEDLARIAASRKGELSIAVTHSGAGPDMSVTGGKPLDGPLRKALSDLAGKHDIARLCYEDDVIVTRRLPSQLFDDIVVYPPPNAFLQATKDAEKRLQLEVQALVGDATHIVDLFAGCGTFSLPLAKKGRVLAFEGDSDMANCLEQAWRMTKGLKEVTTQTRDLFRNPLMSDEFSKAEAVVIDPPRAGAVAQTRELALSGVPTIAYVSCNPTSFARDAKCLLDAGYHLDWVLPIDQFRWSAHVELVAAFRL; this comes from the coding sequence ATGAAAACACATGAGATCATTCGGCTTGGATTGCATTGTGATGGCATTGCTGAGGGCCCGCTTTATGCGTTGCGCAGTTTACCGGGTGAAATTGTCGAAGGTGTTCTTGAGGGAAACAAACTCACCAATGTAAAAATTGTCCGACCTTCCTCTGATCGGGTGGCGCCGCTGTGTCCTCATTACACCGCGTGTGGTGGGTGTCAGATACAGCATGCGTCCGATGCGTTTGTCGCACAATGGAAAAGTGATCTGATCAAAACTGCTTTGTCGGCACAAGGCATCGAAACGGATATTCGACCCATTGCGACGTCGCCCGGTGCCTCACGGCGCAGAGCTACTTTTTCAGCGCGACGCACCAAAAAAGGCGCTATGGCAGGATTTCACCGGCAGGCCTCTGACGTTATTGTCGAGATTCCGAAATGCCAGCTTTTGATGCCAGAGTTGATGAGTGCGTTGGCTTCTGCAGAAGACCTGGCGCGGATAGCAGCAAGCCGAAAAGGAGAGCTGTCTATTGCAGTGACACATTCGGGTGCTGGTCCGGACATGTCAGTGACTGGAGGAAAGCCTCTGGATGGGCCACTTCGCAAGGCTCTTTCCGATCTTGCCGGAAAGCATGACATCGCACGCCTGTGCTATGAAGATGATGTCATTGTCACGCGCCGCCTGCCTTCGCAGCTTTTTGACGATATCGTTGTGTACCCGCCGCCCAACGCATTTTTGCAAGCGACCAAAGATGCCGAGAAAAGACTCCAACTCGAAGTTCAAGCCCTTGTTGGCGATGCAACGCATATCGTGGATCTTTTCGCGGGGTGCGGCACGTTTTCCCTGCCGCTCGCCAAGAAGGGCCGTGTTCTTGCCTTTGAGGGCGATAGTGATATGGCCAACTGTCTTGAGCAGGCATGGCGCATGACAAAGGGTCTTAAGGAGGTCACGACGCAGACACGAGATTTGTTCCGGAACCCCTTGATGTCCGATGAGTTTTCCAAGGCGGAAGCCGTTGTAATTGACCCACCTCGTGCAGGCGCCGTGGCGCAGACACGCGAACTTGCGCTGTCCGGGGTTCCGACTATTGCCTATGTTTCTTGCAACCCAACAAGCTTTGCGCGTGATGCCAAGTGTCTATTGGATGCAGGGTATCACTTGGATTGGGTCCTCCCGATAGACCAGTTCCGTTGGTCGGCGCATGTTGAACTGGTCGCTGCGTTCAGATTGTGA
- the pip gene encoding prolyl aminopeptidase, translating into MDKFSGQKSAAQFLYPAIEPFDRRMLDVGDGHSVYVEQSGSENGLPVIVLHGGPGGGCSPAMRRYFDPRKYRIILFDQRGCGRSKPHASVENNTTWHLVADIEKIRNTFEIEDWAVFGGSWGATLALVYAQSHAQRVRHLILRGVFTMTKAELDWFYGGGAGKFWPETWEKFQGLIPESERSDMISAYNRRLFSGERAEEIRYSKAWSAWENALATVHSSGQSGDSPADYARAFARLENHYFMNAGFLGQDGYIYENMGKISHIPGVIVQGRYDMICPPDAAYRLSKLWPKVDLRLIPVAGHALSEPGISAELVKIMDRLAARV; encoded by the coding sequence ATGGACAAATTCTCTGGCCAAAAGAGCGCAGCGCAATTTCTTTATCCCGCGATCGAGCCTTTCGACCGGCGCATGCTGGATGTGGGGGACGGCCATTCTGTCTATGTTGAGCAATCCGGCAGCGAAAATGGATTGCCTGTCATCGTGCTGCATGGTGGCCCTGGTGGCGGGTGCAGCCCTGCGATGCGGCGTTATTTTGATCCACGCAAGTATCGAATTATCCTTTTTGATCAAAGGGGTTGTGGGCGATCGAAGCCACATGCAAGCGTCGAAAACAACACCACCTGGCATCTCGTGGCGGATATCGAAAAGATCCGCAATACGTTTGAGATAGAAGACTGGGCAGTCTTTGGCGGCAGCTGGGGCGCGACCCTGGCGTTGGTCTATGCTCAGAGCCATGCGCAACGTGTTCGACATCTGATTCTGCGCGGTGTCTTTACAATGACAAAGGCCGAGCTTGACTGGTTCTACGGTGGCGGTGCCGGGAAGTTTTGGCCGGAAACTTGGGAGAAGTTTCAAGGGCTTATACCAGAATCTGAGCGGAGTGATATGATCTCTGCGTATAATCGTCGGTTGTTTTCAGGCGAGCGGGCGGAGGAAATTCGTTATTCCAAGGCATGGAGTGCTTGGGAAAATGCATTGGCAACGGTGCACTCCAGCGGTCAAAGCGGTGACAGCCCGGCGGACTACGCGCGGGCGTTTGCGCGATTGGAGAACCACTATTTCATGAATGCAGGTTTCCTCGGGCAGGACGGGTACATCTATGAAAACATGGGGAAAATTTCCCATATTCCGGGTGTAATCGTGCAGGGGCGGTATGATATGATCTGCCCACCTGACGCGGCGTATCGGCTGTCCAAGCTCTGGCCAAAGGTTGATCTCAGGCTCATTCCCGTGGCGGGCCATGCCCTGTCAGAGCCGGGCATCAGCGCCGAACTTGTCAAAATCATGGATCGTCTTGCGGCGCGCGTTTAA
- a CDS encoding methyltransferase domain-containing protein, translating into MTDQNALERNRRRASKNMATFLHETAADELKDRLEFVKKAFTKSAIVSACPAVWRKVFDQGLHVLASETLNLDECSHDLVIHAISLHWANDPVGQLIQARRALKPDGLFLAVFFGGRTLHELRNSLAQAETEITGGLAPRIVPMGDIRDLGALLQRGGYALPVSDVVSLSVSYATPFDLMHDLRAMGEANAMHDRLRHFSRRDVFLRACEIYADTYSGEDGRVRATFELVVLTGWAPGPGQPQALRPGTATSRLADALGTNELPLKD; encoded by the coding sequence TTGACCGATCAAAATGCCCTAGAACGCAACCGCAGACGGGCGAGCAAAAACATGGCAACGTTTCTTCATGAGACGGCAGCTGATGAACTCAAGGATCGGCTGGAATTCGTAAAGAAAGCCTTTACAAAATCAGCGATTGTGAGTGCTTGCCCTGCAGTTTGGCGCAAGGTGTTTGACCAAGGCCTCCATGTTCTGGCTAGTGAAACGCTGAATTTAGACGAATGCTCCCATGACCTTGTGATCCATGCCATATCTCTACATTGGGCAAATGACCCTGTGGGACAGCTGATTCAAGCGAGGCGTGCCCTCAAGCCTGATGGGCTGTTTCTAGCTGTGTTTTTTGGCGGCAGAACACTGCATGAACTACGCAATTCCTTGGCTCAAGCCGAGACAGAAATTACCGGTGGATTGGCACCGCGTATCGTTCCTATGGGCGATATTCGGGATCTTGGGGCGCTTTTGCAGCGCGGCGGCTATGCTCTTCCCGTTTCCGATGTAGTGTCACTTTCTGTGAGTTACGCAACACCGTTCGATCTAATGCACGATCTAAGAGCGATGGGTGAGGCCAACGCAATGCATGACAGGTTGCGTCACTTCAGCCGCCGCGATGTATTTTTGAGAGCATGTGAAATCTATGCGGACACTTATTCAGGTGAAGATGGTCGTGTGCGGGCCACCTTTGAATTGGTAGTGCTCACTGGCTGGGCACCGGGACCGGGACAGCCACAAGCTCTTCGACCTGGCACTGCGACGTCTCGTCTCGCCGACGCTCTGGGTACAAATGAATTGCCGCTCAAAGATTGA
- a CDS encoding CAP domain-containing protein: MMRIASLLLSALIILAGCTPPPPQNQVGVDGKPLPKVYRIRSGETSKIQFRMLDSVNSLRSAAGQSSVQLNSKLNAAAATHSRDMSVQNRPWHFGSDGSSPIDRIKRVGYEGGLVGETISETYETELETLAAWMEDPSTRQVILAPDARNMGFSWLQENNGKIWWTLVMGK; this comes from the coding sequence ATGATGCGCATAGCAAGTCTGCTTCTTTCGGCTCTAATTATCCTTGCCGGTTGTACGCCACCACCGCCACAAAATCAGGTGGGCGTAGATGGCAAACCACTGCCCAAGGTGTATCGCATCCGCTCTGGAGAAACCTCAAAAATCCAGTTCCGCATGCTGGATTCCGTGAATTCACTGCGCAGTGCCGCTGGGCAATCAAGTGTCCAGTTAAATTCAAAGCTAAACGCCGCAGCAGCCACACATTCCAGAGATATGTCGGTGCAAAACCGCCCATGGCATTTTGGATCCGACGGATCTTCGCCCATTGATCGCATTAAACGCGTTGGATACGAAGGCGGGCTCGTCGGCGAAACGATCTCGGAGACCTATGAGACAGAACTCGAGACTCTTGCCGCGTGGATGGAAGACCCTTCGACACGCCAAGTCATTCTTGCACCCGACGCCCGCAATATGGGTTTTTCCTGGCTTCAGGAAAATAATGGCAAGATTTGGTGGACCCTTGTTATGGGCAAATGA
- a CDS encoding L,D-transpeptidase — MAFETRKTLSRRGFLAGTAAAIGLPAAAQDVDGAGSVLLEKDVKTSVRRNISSFRSLDWRPYFSNLNNGAVLVDISSRALHFWSPDGQTYKLYPSSVPLSEELTRRGRTKVVRKIVGPDWRPTPSMLKRNPEWPSYIPPGPDNPLGTHALYLGWTYYRIHGTHDTRKIGRKSSNGCIGLYNEHIAELFSLTKVGTQVLLI, encoded by the coding sequence ATGGCATTCGAGACAAGGAAAACACTGAGCCGTCGCGGATTTCTGGCTGGAACAGCAGCGGCTATTGGATTGCCGGCCGCCGCGCAAGACGTAGACGGAGCCGGAAGCGTATTGCTTGAAAAAGATGTAAAAACCTCTGTCAGGCGCAATATTTCTAGTTTTCGGTCGCTAGATTGGCGGCCGTATTTTTCGAATCTGAACAATGGCGCGGTGCTGGTTGATATTTCGTCGCGCGCTTTGCATTTTTGGAGTCCGGATGGTCAAACTTATAAGCTCTACCCGTCCAGCGTGCCGTTGAGTGAAGAACTCACGCGCCGCGGGAGAACCAAGGTGGTGCGCAAGATTGTTGGACCTGATTGGCGCCCGACGCCGTCTATGCTCAAGCGTAATCCGGAATGGCCCTCATATATTCCACCTGGTCCCGATAACCCACTGGGAACACACGCCCTTTACCTGGGATGGACGTACTATCGAATTCATGGAACACATGATACACGCAAGATCGGGCGAAAGTCGTCGAACGGGTGTATCGGGCTTTACAACGAGCATATTGCAGAGCTGTTCAGTCTAACCAAGGTTGGCACGCAGGTGTTGCTAATTTGA
- the hemH gene encoding ferrochelatase, producing the protein MLDSTSKASACPVHAPSNHPTIPKAKTGVLLANLGTPDHYSYWPMRRYLNEFLSDRRVIDYSPWLWQPLLQFIILSKRPFTSGEAYKSIWNEDKDESPLMTITRDQTEKLSKVLHAKYGDDIMIDFCMRYGNPSTKSKVRALVDAGCTRILFFPLYPHYAGATSATANDQFFRALMEETWQPTARIVEAYFENPLYIEALAQSVETAYENADKKPEILVVSYHGMPQRYLKQGDPYHCQCQKTTRLLCERLGWEDTEITTTFQSVFGPEEWLKPYTVEHVAELAEQGKKNIAVIAPAFSSDCIETLEEINEEIRESFEEAGGEDFLYIPCLNDADAHITALAEIIDQNLGGWI; encoded by the coding sequence ATGCTCGATTCGACCAGCAAAGCGTCAGCTTGCCCTGTGCACGCGCCCAGCAACCACCCCACCATCCCTAAGGCAAAGACTGGTGTACTCTTGGCGAACCTCGGCACACCAGATCACTACAGCTATTGGCCGATGCGTCGGTACTTAAACGAATTTCTGTCGGACAGGCGTGTCATCGACTACTCGCCCTGGCTTTGGCAGCCGCTTTTGCAATTCATTATTCTGAGCAAGCGGCCGTTCACAAGCGGAGAGGCTTACAAATCAATCTGGAACGAAGACAAGGACGAAAGCCCATTGATGACGATCACCCGAGATCAGACTGAAAAGCTTTCAAAGGTCCTGCACGCCAAATACGGCGATGACATTATGATTGATTTCTGCATGCGCTATGGCAACCCATCTACCAAATCCAAAGTGCGTGCTCTAGTCGATGCGGGCTGTACTCGGATCCTGTTTTTCCCTCTCTATCCTCACTACGCAGGTGCCACATCAGCCACTGCAAATGATCAATTTTTCCGCGCATTAATGGAAGAAACCTGGCAGCCCACAGCGCGTATTGTAGAAGCGTATTTCGAGAATCCGCTCTACATCGAAGCATTGGCTCAATCCGTCGAAACGGCTTATGAAAACGCCGATAAGAAGCCTGAAATCCTTGTTGTATCCTATCACGGGATGCCACAGCGATATCTCAAACAAGGTGATCCGTACCATTGCCAGTGCCAGAAAACCACGCGCCTTTTGTGTGAGCGCTTAGGGTGGGAAGACACGGAAATCACGACAACATTCCAATCAGTCTTCGGGCCAGAGGAATGGCTAAAGCCTTATACAGTCGAACATGTCGCCGAACTTGCAGAGCAAGGCAAAAAGAACATTGCAGTGATTGCGCCAGCGTTTTCATCGGATTGCATCGAGACCCTTGAAGAGATCAACGAAGAGATCCGCGAAAGCTTTGAAGAGGCCGGTGGCGAGGATTTCTTGTACATTCCGTGCCTTAATGATGCCGACGCACACATCACCGCTCTGGCAGAGATTATCGACCAAAATTTGGGTGGCTGGATCTAA
- a CDS encoding ComF family protein: MSTAVQTALRLVYPPRCLLCQVLVDRDFGLCGACWRETPVISGLVCDLCGVPLPGDDDALEVHCDTCLKTARPWSKGRAALLYKDNARRLVLGLKHGDRHDVAHLVHSWMVRCAAELIIPSTLIVPVPLHWSRLLKRKYNQSALMAQSIAETYKCAYCPDVLVRGRKTQVLDGLGFEERFRTLDNVIFPHSKKGSALKGAKVVLIDDVMTSGATLSACAQACLSAGADEIFVLVLARAAAAN; the protein is encoded by the coding sequence ATCTCAACCGCAGTACAAACCGCTCTCAGGCTTGTTTACCCCCCGCGCTGCTTGTTGTGCCAAGTCCTTGTTGATCGTGATTTTGGCCTTTGCGGCGCATGTTGGCGCGAAACACCGGTGATTTCTGGGTTGGTGTGTGATTTATGCGGTGTCCCGTTGCCCGGCGATGATGACGCTCTCGAAGTGCATTGCGACACATGTTTGAAAACAGCGCGACCCTGGAGCAAAGGACGCGCGGCACTTTTGTACAAAGACAATGCACGGCGACTTGTGCTTGGATTGAAACACGGTGATCGGCACGACGTTGCCCATTTGGTTCATAGCTGGATGGTCCGTTGTGCGGCCGAGTTGATAATACCCTCTACGCTGATCGTCCCGGTGCCGCTGCATTGGTCGCGACTGTTGAAACGCAAGTACAATCAGTCGGCCCTCATGGCTCAGAGCATCGCGGAGACGTACAAGTGTGCATATTGTCCAGATGTTTTGGTCCGCGGGCGTAAAACCCAAGTGTTGGATGGTCTTGGTTTCGAAGAGCGTTTCCGCACATTGGATAACGTGATTTTCCCACACTCCAAGAAAGGGTCCGCATTGAAGGGTGCAAAGGTAGTTTTGATAGATGATGTCATGACATCTGGTGCAACATTGTCCGCCTGCGCACAGGCATGTCTAAGCGCTGGTGCAGATGAAATTTTCGTGTTGGTACTGGCGCGTGCCGCGGCAGCAAACTAA
- the grxC gene encoding glutaredoxin 3 yields the protein MNTIEIYTSPLCGFCHAAKRLLAQKGASFAEVDVLKNPDRKAEMIKRASGGRTVPQIFIGGTHIGGCDDLYALERAGKLDALLSA from the coding sequence ATGAATACCATCGAAATTTACACTTCCCCGCTTTGTGGGTTTTGCCACGCTGCTAAGCGTTTGTTGGCCCAAAAGGGCGCGAGTTTTGCTGAAGTTGATGTTTTGAAGAACCCCGATCGCAAAGCAGAGATGATCAAGCGTGCGAGTGGAGGGCGTACTGTGCCGCAGATTTTCATTGGCGGGACGCATATCGGTGGCTGTGACGACCTTTATGCGCTTGAACGCGCTGGGAAACTTGATGCGCTACTTTCGGCATGA
- the ubiG gene encoding bifunctional 2-polyprenyl-6-hydroxyphenol methylase/3-demethylubiquinol 3-O-methyltransferase UbiG: protein MQAAQTTIDDAEIAKFEAMAAEWWDPNGKFKPLHMLNPCRLDYITSQIAAEFERDLSAQSAFQGLRILDIGCGGGLLSEPMARLGATVVGADAAPRNIPVAQIHAEQSGLEIDYRHTTAEAMAADGEQFDVVLNMEVVEHVADPLAYLTACQQLLRPGGLHICSTINRNAKSYAVAIVGAEYVMRWLPKGTHEWSKFITPEELYKLISDAGLNPVDKKGFVFNPINWSWYLSSRDLSVNYVTASVKPK, encoded by the coding sequence ATGCAAGCCGCTCAAACAACGATAGACGACGCAGAAATTGCCAAATTCGAAGCGATGGCCGCCGAGTGGTGGGATCCGAACGGCAAATTTAAACCGCTGCACATGCTCAATCCATGTCGTCTTGACTACATCACAAGTCAGATTGCCGCCGAATTTGAGCGAGATTTATCAGCACAATCTGCGTTTCAGGGATTGCGTATTCTCGATATCGGATGTGGCGGTGGCTTACTCTCCGAACCTATGGCGCGACTTGGCGCAACTGTCGTGGGCGCCGACGCGGCGCCGCGCAACATTCCTGTAGCGCAAATTCATGCGGAACAATCCGGGCTTGAGATTGACTACCGCCACACAACGGCCGAAGCGATGGCAGCCGATGGCGAACAGTTCGATGTTGTCCTGAATATGGAAGTTGTTGAACATGTCGCCGATCCACTGGCCTATCTGACTGCCTGCCAACAGTTGTTGCGCCCTGGCGGGCTTCATATCTGCTCGACGATCAACAGAAATGCCAAGAGCTACGCCGTGGCGATTGTCGGCGCGGAATATGTAATGCGCTGGCTGCCCAAAGGCACACATGAATGGAGCAAATTCATCACTCCGGAAGAGCTCTACAAGCTTATTTCAGATGCTGGTCTCAACCCTGTCGATAAAAAAGGCTTTGTGTTCAATCCGATAAATTGGTCGTGGTATTTGTCCAGTCGCGATCTGAGCGTGAACTACGTCACCGCCAGTGTGAAACCCAAATAG
- a CDS encoding carbon-nitrogen hydrolase family protein has product MKTALLQLCSGDDPQENLVQTKELIAEASSAGAEFVLTPEVTNCVSTSREHQQNVLSFEDQDLTLRALREQASELDLWVLIGSLALKAQDQDGRFANRSFLISPDGSICAKYDKIHMFDVCVSETETYKESAGYRPGRCAITCDTPFGCVGLTVCYDLRFPKLYRSLAKAGADFLTVPSAFSPVTGDAHWEALLRARAIETGCYVLAPAQTGEHSSSVGRPRQTYGHSMVVGPWGDVLADAGTDVGVVQVEINKTTVSNARKRIPSLTCETRFSGPK; this is encoded by the coding sequence ATGAAGACTGCCCTGCTTCAGCTTTGCAGCGGTGATGATCCACAAGAAAATCTTGTTCAGACCAAAGAATTGATCGCCGAAGCGTCATCTGCAGGGGCGGAGTTTGTACTGACCCCTGAGGTGACAAACTGCGTTTCGACAAGTCGCGAACATCAGCAGAATGTTCTGTCTTTTGAAGACCAAGATTTGACGCTCAGGGCGCTGCGCGAACAGGCATCTGAGTTGGACTTGTGGGTGCTGATTGGGTCACTTGCCTTGAAGGCACAGGATCAAGACGGGCGGTTTGCCAACCGATCCTTCTTGATATCACCTGATGGATCTATCTGCGCCAAGTATGACAAAATCCATATGTTCGATGTGTGCGTTTCTGAAACCGAAACTTATAAAGAGTCAGCGGGATACCGCCCCGGACGCTGTGCCATAACTTGCGATACGCCATTTGGATGTGTTGGTTTGACGGTATGCTACGATTTGAGGTTTCCGAAACTATACCGCAGTTTGGCCAAGGCAGGGGCTGATTTTTTGACTGTGCCGTCCGCTTTTTCACCAGTTACAGGTGACGCACATTGGGAAGCGCTTTTGCGTGCAAGAGCCATAGAAACCGGATGCTATGTACTGGCGCCTGCTCAAACTGGTGAGCACTCGTCGTCCGTGGGTCGGCCGCGCCAAACATATGGGCATAGTATGGTCGTTGGACCATGGGGCGACGTATTGGCAGATGCCGGAACGGATGTTGGTGTGGTACAGGTTGAAATTAACAAAACGACGGTGTCTAACGCACGAAAGCGTATCCCATCGTTGACCTGTGAAACTCGATTTTCTGGACCCAAATGA
- a CDS encoding L,D-transpeptidase family protein has translation MRFAKGLLVILLLVTAAGCSKFKTYNGPEVTQIIVNKGDRRMFLMHHDKVLKYYDVELGFTAAGHKQFEGDGKTPEGDYLIDRRNPNSSFHLSLGVSYPNAEDRAFAKAAGKSPGGDIFIHGRPNGKVRNPGADWTAGCISVSNRQMRNIYAMVKNGTPIRITP, from the coding sequence ATGCGATTTGCAAAAGGTCTTTTGGTCATTTTGCTCCTGGTCACGGCGGCTGGGTGTTCGAAGTTCAAGACATACAACGGTCCAGAGGTAACCCAGATCATCGTCAACAAAGGTGATCGGCGGATGTTTTTGATGCATCACGACAAGGTATTGAAATACTACGATGTTGAACTTGGATTTACAGCGGCCGGGCATAAACAATTTGAAGGTGACGGGAAAACGCCAGAAGGGGATTACTTGATAGATAGGCGCAATCCCAATAGCTCTTTCCACCTTTCATTAGGGGTATCTTATCCCAATGCAGAAGATCGCGCTTTTGCAAAAGCTGCGGGGAAAAGCCCCGGCGGGGACATTTTCATACATGGACGCCCCAATGGAAAAGTGAGAAATCCCGGTGCGGATTGGACTGCGGGTTGCATATCGGTGTCCAATCGCCAGATGCGAAACATCTACGCGATGGTAAAGAATGGAACGCCGATTCGAATTACACCCTAG